The Mycolicibacterium smegmatis genome has a window encoding:
- a CDS encoding histidine phosphatase family protein codes for MSGRLVLVRHGQSRANVDRRLDTRPPGAELTDLGHDQARRVVTAFPQRPALVAHSVARRAAQTASGIAGEIGLTPQEFDGVHEVQVGELEDRNDDAAIAQFEAIYQRWHQGELDVPMPGGESAVDVLDRYVPVVDHLRLNYLDDHDFDSDIVLVSHGAAIRLVAAVLAGVDGSFALEHHLANTESVILTPTTDGRWSCVRWATLTPPFHPEPDVQPVTDALTSKDPMG; via the coding sequence ATGAGTGGCCGTCTCGTCCTTGTCCGACACGGGCAGTCCCGTGCCAACGTCGACCGCCGCCTCGACACCCGTCCCCCCGGCGCCGAACTGACCGACCTGGGCCACGATCAGGCCCGGCGGGTCGTCACCGCGTTCCCGCAACGGCCTGCGCTCGTCGCGCACTCGGTGGCGCGCCGCGCCGCGCAGACCGCATCCGGTATCGCCGGTGAGATCGGGCTGACGCCGCAGGAGTTCGACGGCGTGCACGAGGTTCAGGTCGGCGAGCTCGAAGACCGCAACGACGACGCCGCGATCGCGCAGTTCGAGGCCATCTACCAACGCTGGCACCAAGGTGAACTCGACGTGCCGATGCCCGGCGGCGAGTCCGCGGTCGACGTGCTCGACCGCTACGTGCCCGTCGTCGACCATCTGCGGCTGAACTACCTCGACGACCACGACTTCGACAGCGACATCGTGCTGGTGAGCCACGGTGCGGCCATCCGGCTGGTGGCCGCGGTGCTCGCGGGCGTCGACGGCAGCTTCGCGCTGGAACACCACCTGGCCAACACCGAATCGGTGATCCTCACGCCCACCACCGACGGGCGGTGGAGTTGCGTGCGCTGGGCGACGCTCACCCCGCCGTTCCATCCCGAACCCGACGTCCAGCCCGTCACCGACGCGCTGACGTCGAAAGACCCGATGGGTTAG
- a CDS encoding metallopeptidase family protein has protein sequence MAVRMDPQRFEELVSDALDQVPPELAAAIDNVVVLVEDRNPDEPEILGLYQGVALTERDSWYAGSLPDTITIYRDALLDICDTEDDVIDEVAITVIHEIAHHFGIDDERLHELGWG, from the coding sequence AGGAATTGGTGTCCGACGCGCTCGATCAGGTGCCACCCGAACTGGCTGCGGCGATCGACAACGTCGTGGTGCTCGTCGAGGACCGCAACCCCGACGAACCTGAGATCCTCGGGCTGTACCAGGGCGTGGCGCTGACCGAGCGGGACTCCTGGTACGCGGGCTCACTGCCCGACACCATCACGATCTACCGCGATGCCCTGCTCGACATCTGCGACACCGAGGACGACGTGATCGACGAGGTCGCGATCACCGTGATCCACGAGATCGCTCACCATTTCGGGATCGATGACGAGAGGCTCCACGAGTTGGGGTGGGGATGA
- a CDS encoding glycerophosphodiester phosphodiesterase, with translation MTEADAGADGQAPTGPTHPFVVAHRGASADRPEHTLAAYDLALQEGADGLECDVRLTRDGHLVCVHDRKVDRTSTGTGLVSEMTLAELRKMNFGSWHPSWRPDSSGDDTGVLTLDELVRMALDWNRPVKLFIETKHPVRYGALVENKLLALLHRYGIAAPASADMARAVVMSFSAAAVWRIRRAAPMLPTVLLGETSRYLGGSAATTVGATAVGPSIATLREHPELVDRAAAQGRALYCWTVDHYEDVRFCRDVGVAWIATNHPGRTKDWLQNGLTGAGRD, from the coding sequence ATGACTGAGGCCGACGCCGGAGCCGACGGGCAGGCGCCAACGGGCCCGACGCATCCGTTCGTGGTCGCGCATCGAGGTGCCTCCGCCGACCGCCCCGAGCACACCCTCGCCGCCTACGACCTGGCTTTGCAGGAGGGCGCCGACGGGCTCGAATGCGACGTTCGGTTGACGCGTGACGGGCACCTGGTGTGCGTGCACGACCGCAAGGTGGACCGCACGTCGACGGGTACGGGTCTGGTGAGCGAGATGACGCTCGCGGAGTTGCGAAAGATGAATTTCGGTTCGTGGCACCCGAGTTGGCGCCCCGACAGTTCCGGGGACGACACCGGTGTACTGACGCTCGACGAACTCGTCCGGATGGCACTGGACTGGAACCGTCCGGTCAAGCTTTTCATCGAGACCAAACACCCTGTGCGCTACGGCGCGCTGGTGGAGAACAAACTCCTTGCGCTGCTGCACCGCTACGGCATTGCCGCGCCGGCGTCGGCCGACATGGCGCGCGCGGTGGTGATGTCGTTCTCCGCGGCCGCGGTGTGGCGAATCCGCCGCGCCGCGCCGATGCTGCCGACGGTGCTACTGGGCGAGACGTCTCGATACCTGGGCGGCAGTGCCGCGACCACGGTGGGAGCCACCGCGGTGGGCCCGTCCATCGCGACGCTGCGGGAGCATCCGGAACTGGTGGACCGGGCCGCCGCGCAGGGGCGCGCGCTGTACTGCTGGACCGTCGACCACTACGAGGACGTCCGGTTCTGCCGGGACGTCGGTGTCGCGTGGATCGCGACGAATCATCCCGGCCGCACCAAGGATTGGCTGCAGAACGGCCTCACCGGCGCGGGCCGGGACTGA
- a CDS encoding LCP family protein, whose translation MNGFTPADGDRDPRMRRPGTPRPSGEPSQFIRRDPNYRPPQPPPRPAPPPPARRVPPPPPRQAPPPPPRRPAAPPPAPPPPGQSSRPPRQFPPPPTRRKTSTPTAAAQSAPPAPTVRKPRRRRRWGRIVLALLMIAVLAGAGAMIWVDTSLQRIPALAGYPERPAAGRGTTWLLVGSDSREGLTPEQQASLTTGGDLGTGRTDTILLVHIPALGSSTPATMVSIPRDSYVEIPGYGEDKINAAFALGGAPLLAQTVESATGLRLDHYAEIGFGGFASLVDAVGGVTVCPAEPISDPLAGIDLPAGCQELDGRTALGFVRTRATARADLDRMIHQREFMSGLLHRAASPAVWLNPLRWSPMMRAATGTLAVDEDAHVWNLARLAWSLRGDPVTMTVPIGEFGSNGSGDVVMWDSDAAPRLFEALRTDAPVPPDVLENAVN comes from the coding sequence ATGAACGGTTTCACGCCCGCCGACGGTGACCGGGACCCGCGCATGCGGCGTCCAGGCACGCCTCGGCCGTCGGGGGAACCGTCACAGTTCATCCGCCGCGATCCCAACTACCGGCCTCCGCAACCGCCGCCCCGGCCGGCCCCGCCGCCACCTGCGCGTCGGGTTCCGCCACCACCGCCGCGTCAGGCGCCCCCGCCACCGCCGAGACGCCCGGCGGCACCGCCACCCGCACCGCCGCCGCCGGGCCAGTCATCGAGGCCGCCTCGCCAGTTCCCCCCGCCGCCCACCAGACGCAAGACGTCTACGCCCACAGCGGCCGCGCAGTCCGCGCCACCCGCGCCGACCGTGCGCAAGCCGCGCCGCAGGCGTCGCTGGGGCCGTATCGTGTTGGCGCTGTTGATGATCGCGGTGCTCGCCGGGGCGGGCGCGATGATCTGGGTCGACACGTCACTGCAACGCATACCCGCACTGGCCGGCTACCCGGAGCGTCCCGCCGCCGGGCGCGGCACCACGTGGCTGCTCGTGGGATCGGACAGCCGCGAGGGCCTCACGCCGGAACAGCAGGCCTCGCTGACCACCGGCGGCGACCTGGGAACCGGCCGCACCGACACGATCCTCTTGGTGCACATCCCCGCCCTCGGGTCGAGCACCCCGGCGACCATGGTCTCGATCCCGCGCGACTCCTACGTCGAGATCCCCGGTTACGGCGAGGACAAGATCAACGCGGCGTTCGCGCTCGGCGGGGCGCCGCTGCTGGCGCAGACCGTCGAGTCGGCGACCGGGCTGCGCCTCGACCACTACGCCGAGATCGGCTTCGGCGGATTCGCGTCGCTGGTCGACGCCGTGGGCGGGGTGACGGTGTGCCCGGCGGAACCGATCAGCGATCCGCTCGCGGGCATCGATTTGCCCGCCGGATGTCAGGAACTCGACGGACGCACCGCACTCGGCTTCGTGCGCACACGTGCGACGGCCCGGGCCGATCTGGACCGCATGATCCATCAGCGGGAGTTCATGTCGGGGCTGCTGCACCGCGCGGCCAGCCCCGCGGTGTGGCTCAACCCCCTGCGCTGGAGTCCGATGATGCGTGCCGCGACGGGCACGCTCGCGGTCGACGAGGACGCGCACGTGTGGAATCTCGCCCGGCTGGCATGGTCGCTGCGGGGCGATCCGGTCACGATGACCGTGCCCATCGGCGAGTTCGGTTCCAACGGTTCGGGTGACGTGGTGATGTGGGACAGCGACGCCGCGCCGCGGTTGTTCGAGGCGCTGCGGACCGACGCGCCGGTGCCGCCTGACGTCCTGGAAAATGCCGTCAATTGA
- a CDS encoding ferritin has product MTNSGALDTKFHALIQDQIRSEFTASQQYIAIAVFFDGADLPQLAKHFYAQALEERNHAMMLVQYLLDRDVEVEIPGIDPVCNNFTTPRDALALALDQERTVTEQISRLASVARDEGDHLGEQFMQWFLKEQVEEVAAMTTLVRIADRAGSNLFHIEDFVAREMSAAGADPTAPRAAGGAL; this is encoded by the coding sequence ATGACGAACAGCGGCGCTCTCGACACGAAATTCCACGCCCTCATCCAGGATCAAATTCGCAGCGAATTCACGGCTTCCCAGCAATACATCGCGATCGCCGTGTTCTTCGATGGCGCCGACCTGCCGCAGCTCGCCAAGCACTTCTACGCCCAGGCGCTCGAGGAGCGCAATCACGCGATGATGCTCGTGCAGTACCTGCTCGACCGCGACGTCGAGGTGGAGATCCCCGGCATCGACCCGGTGTGCAACAACTTCACCACGCCCCGCGACGCGCTCGCCCTCGCGCTCGACCAGGAGCGCACCGTCACCGAGCAGATCAGCCGGCTCGCGAGCGTGGCCCGCGACGAGGGTGATCACCTCGGCGAGCAGTTCATGCAGTGGTTCCTCAAGGAGCAGGTCGAGGAGGTCGCGGCGATGACGACGCTCGTGCGGATCGCCGACCGCGCCGGATCCAACCTGTTCCACATCGAGGACTTCGTCGCCCGTGAGATGTCGGCCGCGGGTGCGGATCCGACGGCACCGCGCGCTGCAGGCGGGGCCCTCTAG
- a CDS encoding CPBP family intramembrane glutamic endopeptidase — MTGPLEHREHSEHRQPSRRTIKIEIVVVLAVTFGLSAYTALLRLIEAVLLGLSGQTVALNPRRSPFDLIDLGLHLAGVFNLLAWGALALYLLWRSGIGPKAIGLGRPQARADGLGGLALAALIGLPGLGFYVVARILGLSADVEPAELYDTWWRIPVLLGSAFANGWAEEIIVVGFLLTRLRQLDISPTRALVLSALLRGAYHLYQGYSAGLGNLVMGLVFGYAWQRTGRLWPLIIAHTLIDAVAFVGYALLAQHLGWLR, encoded by the coding sequence GTGACCGGCCCTCTCGAGCACCGCGAGCACAGCGAGCACCGCCAACCGTCACGCCGCACGATCAAGATCGAGATCGTCGTCGTCCTGGCGGTGACGTTCGGGCTCAGTGCGTACACCGCGCTGCTGCGGCTGATCGAGGCTGTGCTGCTCGGACTGTCCGGCCAAACCGTCGCGCTCAACCCGCGCCGGTCCCCGTTCGACCTCATCGACCTCGGCCTGCACCTCGCGGGCGTCTTCAATCTGCTGGCTTGGGGTGCGCTGGCCCTGTACCTGTTGTGGCGCAGCGGAATCGGCCCCAAGGCCATCGGCCTGGGCCGCCCGCAGGCGCGCGCCGACGGCCTCGGCGGCCTCGCCCTCGCCGCGCTGATCGGGTTACCCGGGCTCGGGTTCTACGTCGTGGCCCGCATCCTGGGCCTGAGTGCCGACGTCGAACCCGCCGAGTTGTACGACACGTGGTGGCGCATCCCGGTGCTGCTCGGCTCGGCCTTTGCCAACGGGTGGGCCGAGGAGATCATCGTCGTGGGTTTCCTGCTCACCCGCCTGCGCCAACTCGACATCAGCCCCACGCGGGCGCTGGTGCTCTCGGCGCTGCTGCGCGGGGCCTACCACCTCTACCAGGGTTACAGCGCGGGCCTGGGCAATCTGGTGATGGGCCTGGTGTTCGGCTACGCGTGGCAGCGCACCGGGCGGCTGTGGCCGCTGATCATCGCCCACACCCTGATCGACGCGGTCGCGTTCGTCGGGTATGCCCTGTTGGCGCAACATCTCGGCTGGTTGCGGTAG
- a CDS encoding rhodanese-like domain-containing protein: MDDVEVAKADISAVPTTFDQSVVLLDVREDDEWQRGHVAGAQHIPMGEVPARMAEIDPDAELYVICHAGGRSLRVANYLARNGYTPINVEGGMLAWAGAGRPMVTDDGSTGAI, from the coding sequence ATGGACGATGTGGAAGTCGCAAAGGCGGACATCTCCGCCGTTCCCACGACGTTCGATCAGTCGGTGGTACTGCTCGACGTGCGCGAGGACGACGAGTGGCAGCGCGGTCACGTCGCGGGTGCCCAGCACATCCCGATGGGCGAGGTCCCGGCGCGCATGGCCGAGATCGACCCGGACGCCGAGTTGTACGTCATCTGCCATGCCGGTGGCCGCTCGCTGCGCGTCGCCAACTACCTGGCCCGTAACGGCTACACGCCCATCAACGTCGAGGGCGGGATGCTGGCGTGGGCGGGCGCAGGTCGCCCCATGGTCACCGACGACGGAAGTACGGGCGCCATCTGA
- a CDS encoding DUF2470 domain-containing protein, producing MAVAAPTTAERIRSACARGGGAMLAVEGIEPLATPVHHLLQDGSFAITVPENGPLVGTVVSSGSAGVQAVLEMTDYAPLPLREPVRSLVWIRGRLQHVPNGEVADLLDLVATENPNPALLQVNSSPIDDADDTYALLRLEIESIVVADSTGAESVTVGALLAARPDPFCAMESSWLQHMESAHRDVVDRLATRLPVALRQGRVRPLGLDRYGVQLRVENENGDHDVRLPFPAPVDDVPGLSKAIRVLMGCPFLNGLRARRL from the coding sequence ATGGCAGTAGCGGCACCGACGACGGCCGAGCGGATCCGTAGCGCATGCGCCCGTGGCGGCGGTGCGATGCTCGCCGTCGAGGGCATCGAGCCGTTGGCGACGCCCGTGCACCACCTGCTGCAAGACGGCTCGTTCGCCATCACCGTCCCCGAGAACGGGCCACTCGTCGGCACGGTGGTGTCGTCGGGTTCGGCAGGTGTCCAGGCCGTGCTGGAGATGACCGACTACGCGCCGCTGCCGCTGCGCGAACCGGTGCGTTCGCTGGTGTGGATCCGGGGCCGCCTGCAACACGTGCCCAACGGCGAGGTGGCCGACCTGCTGGATCTGGTGGCCACCGAGAACCCGAATCCCGCACTGCTGCAGGTCAACTCGTCACCCATCGATGACGCCGACGACACCTACGCGCTGCTGCGCCTGGAGATCGAGTCGATCGTCGTCGCCGATTCCACCGGCGCCGAGTCCGTCACCGTCGGCGCACTGCTGGCCGCCCGGCCCGATCCGTTCTGCGCCATGGAGTCCAGCTGGCTGCAGCACATGGAATCGGCGCACCGCGACGTGGTCGACCGGCTCGCGACACGCCTGCCCGTCGCCCTGCGTCAGGGCCGGGTCCGCCCGCTCGGCCTCGACCGCTACGGCGTACAACTACGCGTCGAGAACGAGAACGGCGACCACGACGTGCGGCTGCCATTCCCCGCGCCCGTCGACGACGTGCCGGGATTGAGCAAGGCGATCCGCGTCCTCATGGGCTGCCCCTTCCTCAACGGCCTGCGCGCCCGCCGCCTCTGA
- a CDS encoding DUF4328 domain-containing protein has product MIQVCSQCGTRWNVRERQRSWCPRCGGGLLAPSAPESQWASPPQQPQQPQRPPARLAPGYRWIAVRPGAPPPSRPRRRPLGPTPRYHTVPRWGLHQDFAVAEERQQAQRTGPAAHTVRLVIVLAMIALAGAAFAHIVRYILLLINRTVLLHPVIAWGGVLLGMLASLLVLAIMTITVVMLISWLVARRREAYSQRGQEDPRSPLELWICALAPVVNLFMAPVFVLELARADNRMTLLRRPIVVWWIVWVLSAIVATWSIVSTVYVTFFNNTPQNIADNTVTVIIGYLLGLTTLLLTYRVFQGFEATEAQGRSVRRWVVVAEGAKPPAGPGGPHGSGPAGRSTEKADESSDTADTPAEGDTEPADEQPQRPESSVPVEPAGQNPAA; this is encoded by the coding sequence ATGATCCAGGTGTGTTCGCAGTGCGGGACGCGCTGGAACGTGCGCGAGCGGCAGCGGTCTTGGTGCCCCCGATGCGGCGGTGGTCTGCTCGCACCGTCGGCGCCCGAGTCCCAGTGGGCCTCGCCGCCTCAACAGCCGCAGCAGCCGCAGCGTCCGCCGGCCCGGCTCGCGCCCGGCTACCGCTGGATCGCGGTCCGTCCCGGCGCCCCGCCACCCTCGCGGCCCCGGCGCCGCCCGTTGGGCCCCACGCCGCGGTACCACACCGTCCCGCGCTGGGGTCTGCACCAGGACTTCGCGGTCGCAGAGGAACGGCAGCAGGCACAACGGACCGGCCCGGCCGCCCACACCGTGCGCCTGGTGATCGTCCTCGCGATGATCGCGCTCGCCGGTGCGGCGTTCGCGCACATCGTGCGGTACATCCTGCTGCTCATCAACCGCACCGTGCTGCTGCATCCGGTGATCGCCTGGGGCGGTGTGCTGCTCGGCATGCTCGCGAGCCTGCTGGTGCTCGCCATCATGACGATCACCGTCGTGATGCTGATCTCGTGGCTGGTCGCCCGGCGGCGCGAGGCGTATTCGCAACGCGGACAGGAAGATCCACGCTCCCCGCTGGAGTTGTGGATCTGCGCCCTGGCGCCGGTGGTCAACTTGTTCATGGCGCCGGTGTTCGTGCTGGAGCTCGCGCGGGCGGACAACCGCATGACGCTGTTGCGCCGGCCCATCGTGGTGTGGTGGATCGTGTGGGTCCTCAGCGCCATCGTGGCCACGTGGTCGATCGTCAGCACCGTGTACGTCACGTTCTTCAACAACACCCCGCAGAACATCGCCGACAACACCGTGACCGTGATCATCGGCTACCTGCTGGGGCTCACGACACTGCTCCTGACCTACCGGGTGTTCCAGGGCTTCGAGGCCACCGAGGCGCAGGGCCGCAGTGTGCGGCGCTGGGTGGTCGTGGCCGAGGGTGCGAAACCTCCTGCGGGCCCCGGCGGACCCCACGGCTCCGGCCCCGCAGGACGTTCCACCGAGAAGGCCGACGAGTCCAGCGACACCGCTGACACGCCCGCGGAGGGCGACACGGAACCGGCCGACGAACAGCCACAACGGCCGGAATCGTCCGTTCCGGTTGAGCCCGCCGGGCAGAACCCGGCAGCATAG
- the pheA gene encoding prephenate dehydratase, giving the protein MPRIAYLGPEGTFTEAALLQMVAKSMVPGPAEDAAGFTPVRTDSTPGALSAVREGRADYACVPIENSIDGTVLPTLDSLAAGSPLQIYAELTLDVAFTIVVRPGHDGPVRTVAAFPVAAAQVRHWLAANLRDAEVVPAHSNAAAAHDVAEGRADAGVSTRLAAERCGLDIMAADVVDEPNARTRFVLVGLPGTPPPATGADRTAVVLRLVNEPGALVSAMTEFSIRDIDLTRIESRPTRTELGTYMFFLDCAGHIDDDPVAEALKALHRRCVDVRYLGSWPTESAAGAPPPRLDEATTWLEGLRAGSGGA; this is encoded by the coding sequence GTGCCGCGCATCGCATACCTGGGACCAGAGGGAACCTTCACCGAAGCGGCATTGCTGCAGATGGTGGCCAAGAGCATGGTCCCGGGCCCGGCCGAGGACGCAGCCGGATTCACCCCGGTCCGGACCGACAGCACACCCGGAGCGCTCAGCGCCGTCCGTGAAGGCCGTGCCGACTATGCGTGCGTGCCGATCGAGAACTCGATCGACGGCACGGTGCTGCCCACGCTCGACAGCCTCGCGGCCGGCAGCCCGCTGCAGATCTACGCCGAACTGACCCTCGACGTCGCCTTCACGATCGTGGTCCGACCCGGACACGACGGGCCGGTGCGCACCGTCGCGGCTTTCCCCGTCGCCGCCGCGCAGGTGCGCCACTGGCTCGCGGCCAACCTCCGCGACGCGGAGGTGGTTCCGGCCCACTCGAACGCCGCTGCGGCCCATGACGTGGCCGAGGGCAGGGCCGATGCCGGTGTGAGCACACGGTTGGCCGCTGAGCGCTGCGGACTCGACATCATGGCCGCCGACGTCGTCGACGAACCCAACGCCCGCACACGGTTCGTGCTCGTGGGTCTTCCTGGGACCCCGCCACCGGCCACCGGCGCCGATCGCACCGCCGTGGTGTTGCGGCTGGTCAACGAACCGGGTGCCCTGGTCTCGGCCATGACCGAGTTCTCGATCCGCGACATCGACCTGACCCGCATCGAATCCCGCCCGACCAGAACCGAGTTGGGCACCTACATGTTCTTCCTCGACTGTGCCGGGCACATCGACGACGATCCGGTGGCCGAGGCACTCAAAGCGCTCCACCGACGTTGTGTAGATGTGCGATATCTGGGTTCATGGCCGACGGAATCGGCCGCGGGCGCGCCGCCGCCCCGTCTGGACGAGGCCACCACATGGCTCGAAGGCCTGCGGGCCGGATCGGGTGGCGCATGA